A genomic window from Tolypothrix sp. PCC 7910 includes:
- a CDS encoding squalene/phytoene synthase family protein — translation MDLRQDALQILKETSRTFYIPISILPSGLQEAVASAYLCMRAIDEIEDHPELDNQTKAQLLRTISLTLQAGVDGFAVDAFSSGFSGYENTLAEVTLGIREWSILAPESIAPRIWDATAAMADRMAYWAEQNWQIRTESDLDRYTFGVAGAVGLLLSDLWAWYDSTETNRTQAIGFGRGLQAVNILRNHAEDLKRGVDFYPEGWTAANMHEYARRNLALADAYTKHLPPGPALDFCQIPLTLAHGTLDALANGKEKLSRTDVLALLKKFIDVNMKAS, via the coding sequence ATGGATTTACGTCAAGACGCACTGCAAATCCTGAAGGAAACTAGTCGAACTTTTTATATACCAATTAGTATCTTACCGTCGGGATTACAAGAAGCAGTAGCGTCAGCATACTTGTGTATGCGAGCTATTGATGAAATTGAAGATCATCCAGAACTGGATAACCAAACTAAAGCGCAGCTATTAAGAACAATTAGCTTGACATTACAAGCAGGCGTAGATGGCTTTGCAGTTGATGCCTTCTCCTCAGGATTTAGTGGTTACGAGAATACTTTAGCAGAAGTTACCCTCGGAATTAGAGAATGGTCAATATTAGCACCTGAATCTATCGCACCGCGAATTTGGGATGCAACCGCTGCAATGGCAGACCGGATGGCGTACTGGGCCGAACAAAATTGGCAGATTAGAACAGAATCAGATTTAGATCGTTACACATTTGGGGTTGCAGGGGCGGTGGGGTTATTACTATCAGATTTATGGGCTTGGTATGACAGCACAGAAACTAACCGTACTCAAGCTATAGGTTTTGGTCGCGGTTTACAAGCAGTGAATATTCTACGTAATCACGCTGAAGATTTGAAACGGGGGGTAGACTTTTATCCTGAAGGTTGGACTGCTGCAAATATGCATGAATACGCACGCCGCAATTTAGCCTTGGCTGATGCTTATACTAAACACCTGCCACCTGGCCCTGCTTTAGATTTTTGCCAAATTCCCCTCACCTTGGCACATGGAACCCTGGATGCCTTAGCTAACGGTAAAGAAAAACTCAGCCGTACAGACGTTTTGGCACTCCTCAAGAAATTTATAGATGTGAATATGAAAGCTAGCTGA
- the hpnJ gene encoding hopanoid biosynthesis associated radical SAM protein HpnJ yields MKKTLFLSPPSFDGFDGGAGSRYQAKREITSFWYPTWLAQPAALVPGSKLVDAPPHGQTVDDVLKIAKDYELVIMHTSTPSLANDVKCAEAIKAQNPNVQIGFVGAHVAVLPEQTLRDHPVIDFVCRNEFDYTCKELAQGLSWEDIKGLSYRDKYSNIRHNEERPLIHDWDAMPSVLPTYARDLDITKYFIGYLLHPYISFYTGRGCPAKCTFCLWPQTIGGHLYRHKSPEVVGREMEEAKAIFGDKVREYMFDDDTFTIDKHRAIAISEHMKRLKLTWSCNARANLDYDTLKTLRDNGLRLLLVGFESGNQDILNRIKKGIKLEVAREFMKNCHKLGITVHGTFIIGLPIETQETVEETIRFACELSPHTIQVSIAAPYPGTELYEQAQANGWFTNQSLVANSGIQTSTLQYPTLSSEEIEDAVERMYRKFYFRPKAIIPIVKEMLTDRQMMVRRLREGGEFFSYLRERRNQQTAAHAGVGE; encoded by the coding sequence ATGAAGAAAACTTTGTTCCTCAGTCCTCCTTCTTTTGATGGATTTGACGGTGGTGCAGGTTCGCGATACCAAGCTAAACGTGAAATTACTTCCTTTTGGTATCCCACATGGCTAGCGCAACCGGCGGCTTTAGTGCCAGGTAGTAAGCTTGTGGATGCACCACCGCATGGACAGACTGTGGATGATGTGCTGAAAATCGCTAAGGATTATGAGCTGGTTATCATGCATACCAGTACACCTTCATTAGCTAATGATGTGAAGTGTGCTGAAGCCATTAAAGCCCAAAATCCCAATGTGCAAATTGGTTTTGTTGGGGCCCATGTGGCAGTATTGCCAGAGCAAACACTGCGGGATCATCCAGTGATCGACTTTGTTTGTCGTAATGAATTTGACTATACCTGCAAAGAACTAGCCCAAGGTCTATCTTGGGAAGACATTAAAGGTCTCAGCTATCGCGATAAATACTCTAACATCCGCCACAACGAGGAGCGGCCATTAATTCATGACTGGGACGCTATGCCCAGCGTCCTTCCTACCTATGCCCGTGACTTAGATATTACCAAATACTTCATCGGCTACCTACTGCATCCTTACATTTCCTTTTACACCGGGCGCGGTTGTCCGGCAAAATGCACCTTCTGCCTTTGGCCGCAGACAATTGGCGGACACCTATACCGTCATAAAAGCCCAGAAGTTGTAGGACGAGAGATGGAAGAAGCTAAAGCCATCTTCGGTGACAAGGTGCGGGAGTATATGTTTGATGATGATACCTTTACCATCGACAAACATCGAGCGATCGCAATTAGCGAACACATGAAGCGGCTCAAACTCACTTGGAGTTGTAACGCTCGTGCCAATTTAGACTACGATACCCTAAAAACCCTACGCGACAACGGTCTGCGCTTGCTGCTTGTTGGTTTTGAATCTGGTAACCAAGATATTCTCAACCGCATTAAAAAAGGTATCAAGCTAGAAGTAGCGCGGGAATTTATGAAAAACTGCCATAAGCTAGGGATTACTGTGCATGGCACTTTCATTATTGGTCTACCAATTGAAACTCAAGAAACCGTAGAAGAGACAATTCGCTTCGCTTGCGAACTCAGTCCCCATACAATTCAAGTTTCAATTGCTGCACCTTACCCCGGTACAGAACTTTACGAACAAGCACAGGCTAACGGCTGGTTTACTAACCAATCTTTAGTAGCCAACTCTGGTATTCAAACCTCAACCCTGCAATATCCTACGCTTTCCAGTGAAGAAATCGAAGATGCAGTTGAGCGTATGTATCGGAAATTCTACTTCCGTCCCAAAGCAATTATCCCCATTGTTAAGGAAATGCTTACAGACCGCCAGATGATGGTACGTCGCCTGCGCGAAGGCGGAGAGTTCTTCTCCTACCTGAGAGAACGCCGCAATCAGCAGACTGCTGCACACGCGGGGGTTGGGGAGTAG
- the hpnK gene encoding hopanoid biosynthesis-associated protein HpnK: MPKPRHVIINADDFGFSAGVNQAIIQAYEQGVLTSTSLMVTGDAAEEAIAWARKHPNLAVGLHLVLVCGKSALPPSQIPHLVDSQGNFSDSPFQAGLRYQFHPAAREELRQEIRAQLTKFRDSGLTLSHVDGHLHLHTHPVVLRILVELAQEFNIRFIRLPSEELAMTLKLDRTGIFNKLLWSGVFGRLRSYGESLLKSHSIKYADRVYGLLQTGKMSEEYLLGLIPQIQADLVEIYSHPAVIQPGEPLNGPLGAGEVELAALLSQQVRQALTASGFELTNYYQI; this comes from the coding sequence ATGCCAAAACCCCGCCATGTAATTATTAATGCTGATGACTTTGGCTTTTCTGCTGGAGTCAATCAAGCAATTATTCAAGCTTATGAACAGGGTGTATTAACTAGTACCAGTTTGATGGTAACTGGAGATGCTGCCGAGGAAGCGATCGCTTGGGCACGTAAACACCCTAATTTAGCAGTAGGCTTGCATTTAGTGCTGGTGTGCGGTAAGTCTGCTCTCCCTCCCTCCCAAATTCCCCATTTGGTAGACTCTCAGGGTAATTTCTCCGATAGTCCTTTTCAAGCTGGGTTACGCTATCAATTCCATCCTGCTGCGCGTGAGGAATTGCGGCAAGAAATCCGCGCCCAGTTAACAAAATTCCGCGACTCTGGGCTGACTCTTTCTCATGTGGATGGGCATTTACATTTACATACTCATCCCGTAGTATTGCGGATATTGGTAGAATTAGCCCAGGAATTCAATATTCGATTCATCCGTCTGCCATCGGAAGAACTAGCAATGACGCTCAAGCTTGACCGCACTGGAATATTTAATAAATTACTTTGGTCAGGAGTATTTGGCAGACTCCGCAGCTATGGTGAAAGTTTACTCAAATCACACAGTATTAAATACGCCGATCGCGTTTATGGATTACTGCAAACTGGAAAGATGAGTGAGGAATACTTGCTTGGTCTGATTCCGCAAATTCAAGCAGACTTAGTAGAGATTTATTCCCATCCCGCAGTCATTCAACCAGGCGAACCACTAAACGGCCCATTAGGAGCAGGTGAAGTAGAACTTGCAGCGTTATTAAGTCAGCAGGTGCGCCAAGCTTTGACCGCTAGTGGCTTTGAATTAACTAACTATTACCAAATTTAA
- a CDS encoding ATP-binding sensor histidine kinase, producing MRLANNTDTHPSPILPGYEIVEQLYVGDRTKVYRAVEELSQRPVVIKLLQQDYPSFHELLRFRNQYTIAKNLNIPGVICPSSLLPYGNGYALVMEDFGGIALSKYTQTHKLNLLDTLAIALQLADILHELYQHRVIHKDIKPANILIHPESQQVKLIDFSIASLLPKENEEIKHPNVLEGTLSYIAPEQTGRMNRGVDYRTDFYSLGVTLFELLTGQLPFASNDPLELVHSHIAKPAPRIDEINSQIPEAIAQIVAKLMCKNAEDRYQSALGLKHDLAICLEQLNQTGHIQQFIIGQRDICDRFSIPEKLYGRETEVQTLLDAFARVSNGSSELLLVAGFSGIGKTAVVNEVHKPIVRQRGYFIKGKFDQYNRNIPFSAFVQAFRDLMGQLLSESDTQLKAWKAAILEALGDNAQVIIDVIPELECILGIQPLVAELSGTAAQNRFNLLFQKFTQVFTTPEHPLVMFLDDLQWADAASLKLMQLLMSEREQGYLLLIGAYRDNEVFPGHPLMLTLNEVSKVGATINRITLASLSRTSLNQLVADMLKCAEVLAQPLAELVYQKTQGNPFFATQFLKTLHQEQFITFNIQAGHWQCNITQVREAALTDDVVEFMAKQLQKLPDETQNILKLAACIGNQFDLNTLAIVSEKLPQQVASDLWKGLQEGLILPISETYKFFQGNDLNDNRTDGISVAYKFLHDRVQQAAYSLIPQEEKQVVHLTIGRHLLSHTSAQQLEEQIFDIVNQLNIGCTLISDPLEQGRLVELNLRAGQKAIATTAYDTATYCLKYACNLLPTDSWQTQYDLALACYSSAAEAAYLNTDLVQMETLAEIVLQQARTLLDAAKVYEIKIDAYTSQGEFTKAVTTGLNFLKSFGIEFPNQPDKQDFADFLQQTRQQLAGRSPDELLNLPVMTSPQYQALLRMLVQISGATYLASPSLYPLICCQQVQLSVTHGNIPASSFGYVVYGLLLCAVVGDIKTGYEFGQLALQLVDKFNNQEYAAKILYMTSKFTVHWVKNAATTLQPLQEAYTLGLKVGALTYAGYSGYTYAFHAYFVGKELTALETECQAYSVGLANIKQQALLGYLHIVHQTVANLLGKCENPTKLVGTIFDEGVTLANLEQANDKTGLWHFHMCKVTLTYLFECHDQTFYHCQQAKLNAGGGTGMLNVPILYFYTALACFTQLSANLAANSQTDELWSLIADAKEKLQNWATYAPMNCQHRYDLICAEEQRVLGHPQQAIDFYDRAISLAQENGYLPEQAIANELTAKFYLGWGKEKIAAVYMQEAYYCYARWGAKAKTDDLEHRYPQLLRPILQSVSQPLNVWESLTSTIPDTSLNTSESSLSHSTNINNAIDIATMIKASQSLSATLQLDDLLHQLTKIILQNSGGDRCALICPNADGEWQVVAIATPQTTQLYSELLNGNPNLPVKLIQYVKNTQQIVMIDNLKTDLPVIDEYLIRQQPKSLLCLPIISHGQLIGIVSLKNRSTSGVFTSDRIFVLNFLCTQAAISLENARLYQKAQTYAQKLEQSQLQIVQSEKMASLGNLVAGVAHEINNPIGFLNGSISNAQEYAQDLLDYIALYQQYHPDAAVPVQKKARDINLEYLCEDLPKLLDTMQGASDRIQSISTSLRTFSRADTEYKVRANLQEGIDSTMLILKYRLKANEYRPAIQVITEYGELPAIQCFPGQLNQVFMNILANAIDMFDEIAKSQSYKEIAAHPQKITIRTTMVQNQVLISIRDNGKGMSENVKARIFDHLFTTKGVGKGTGLGLAIARQIVVEKHGGSLEVQSDLGKGSEFSIQLPI from the coding sequence ATGAGACTGGCAAACAATACCGACACACATCCATCACCCATATTACCAGGCTATGAAATTGTCGAACAACTTTATGTAGGTGATCGGACAAAAGTTTATCGGGCAGTGGAAGAGTTAAGCCAGCGTCCTGTAGTGATTAAATTGCTGCAACAAGATTATCCCAGCTTCCATGAATTGTTACGCTTTCGTAACCAATACACCATCGCTAAAAATCTGAATATTCCTGGTGTGATTTGCCCCTCAAGTCTCTTACCTTATGGCAATGGCTATGCACTGGTAATGGAGGATTTCGGCGGTATAGCTTTATCCAAATATACACAAACTCATAAATTAAATTTATTAGATACACTAGCGATCGCGCTGCAACTAGCCGATATTCTCCATGAGCTTTATCAGCATCGGGTAATTCATAAGGACATTAAACCTGCAAATATCTTGATTCATCCAGAATCGCAACAAGTCAAATTAATTGATTTTAGTATCGCTTCCCTATTACCGAAAGAAAACGAAGAAATCAAGCACCCCAATGTATTAGAAGGCACATTATCCTATATTGCACCAGAGCAAACCGGGCGGATGAATCGAGGCGTTGACTACCGTACAGACTTTTATAGTCTAGGTGTGACGTTGTTTGAATTGTTGACGGGACAGTTACCTTTTGCTAGTAACGATCCTTTAGAACTGGTGCATAGTCACATTGCCAAACCTGCACCCAGGATAGATGAAATTAACTCCCAAATACCAGAAGCGATCGCGCAAATTGTCGCTAAATTAATGTGTAAAAATGCCGAAGACCGCTACCAAAGTGCTTTAGGCTTAAAGCATGATTTGGCAATTTGCTTAGAACAGTTAAACCAAACAGGACATATTCAACAGTTTATCATTGGGCAACGGGATATATGCGATCGCTTTTCTATCCCCGAAAAACTCTATGGGCGAGAAACAGAAGTTCAGACACTATTAGATGCTTTTGCGCGAGTTAGCAACGGTAGCTCAGAATTACTGCTAGTAGCTGGTTTCTCTGGAATTGGTAAGACGGCGGTTGTCAATGAAGTTCATAAACCAATCGTCCGGCAACGGGGCTATTTTATTAAAGGTAAATTTGACCAGTATAATCGTAATATCCCCTTCTCTGCCTTTGTCCAAGCCTTTCGGGATTTAATGGGACAGTTGCTTTCAGAATCGGATACCCAACTAAAAGCATGGAAAGCAGCTATTCTTGAGGCTTTGGGAGACAACGCCCAAGTAATTATTGATGTCATTCCGGAATTGGAATGTATTCTTGGCATACAACCACTTGTAGCAGAACTATCGGGTACAGCGGCGCAGAATCGGTTTAATTTGCTGTTTCAGAAATTTACTCAAGTTTTTACTACTCCCGAACATCCCTTGGTGATGTTTTTGGATGACTTGCAATGGGCAGATGCCGCATCTTTAAAATTAATGCAGTTGTTGATGAGCGAGAGGGAACAGGGGTATTTACTGCTGATTGGAGCCTATCGGGATAACGAAGTATTTCCTGGACATCCGTTAATGCTGACTTTAAACGAAGTCAGCAAAGTAGGAGCTACAATCAACAGAATTACTTTAGCATCTTTGAGTAGAACCAGCCTGAATCAATTAGTTGCAGATATGCTCAAATGTGCTGAAGTCTTGGCACAACCTCTAGCAGAATTAGTTTATCAAAAAACCCAAGGGAATCCCTTTTTTGCTACGCAATTTCTCAAAACTCTACATCAAGAGCAATTCATCACCTTTAATATCCAGGCTGGACATTGGCAATGTAATATTACTCAGGTACGCGAGGCTGCATTAACCGATGATGTGGTGGAGTTCATGGCCAAGCAGTTGCAAAAATTACCTGATGAGACTCAAAATATTCTCAAACTGGCAGCTTGTATTGGTAATCAATTTGACTTGAATACTTTGGCGATCGTCTCGGAAAAATTGCCGCAGCAGGTGGCAAGTGACTTGTGGAAAGGGTTGCAGGAAGGATTAATTTTACCCATCAGTGAAACCTACAAGTTCTTTCAAGGGAATGATTTAAATGATAACCGCACTGATGGGATTTCCGTTGCTTACAAATTCCTTCATGATCGCGTCCAGCAAGCTGCTTATTCCCTGATTCCCCAGGAGGAGAAACAGGTTGTGCATCTGACAATTGGTCGTCATTTATTGAGCCATACATCTGCTCAACAACTAGAGGAGCAAATTTTTGATATCGTCAACCAATTGAATATTGGCTGTACACTCATCAGTGATCCCCTGGAGCAAGGAAGGCTGGTAGAGCTAAATTTAAGAGCCGGACAAAAAGCGATCGCTACTACTGCCTATGATACTGCCACCTATTGCTTAAAATATGCCTGCAATTTACTGCCGACTGATAGCTGGCAAACTCAGTATGATTTGGCATTAGCTTGCTACAGTAGCGCGGCTGAAGCTGCTTATCTCAATACAGATTTAGTGCAGATGGAAACTTTGGCGGAAATTGTCTTGCAACAAGCTCGGACTTTGTTGGATGCTGCCAAGGTGTATGAAATTAAAATCGATGCTTACACTAGCCAAGGTGAATTTACCAAAGCTGTCACCACGGGTTTAAACTTTCTCAAATCTTTTGGAATTGAATTTCCCAATCAGCCTGATAAACAAGATTTTGCTGATTTTCTCCAGCAAACCCGACAGCAATTAGCAGGACGTTCTCCAGATGAGCTGTTAAACTTACCTGTGATGACTTCGCCCCAGTATCAAGCACTGCTGCGAATGTTAGTTCAGATTAGTGGAGCTACTTACTTAGCATCTCCATCCCTGTATCCTTTAATTTGCTGTCAGCAGGTGCAGCTATCAGTCACCCACGGTAATATCCCCGCCTCCAGCTTTGGATATGTGGTTTACGGATTATTACTTTGTGCTGTAGTTGGTGATATCAAAACAGGTTATGAATTTGGTCAACTGGCTTTACAGTTAGTAGATAAATTCAATAATCAAGAATATGCCGCTAAAATTTTATACATGACCAGCAAGTTTACTGTTCACTGGGTGAAAAATGCGGCGACAACTTTACAACCTTTACAAGAAGCCTATACCCTGGGACTAAAAGTCGGCGCTCTTACTTATGCTGGCTATTCTGGTTATACCTATGCTTTTCATGCTTATTTTGTCGGTAAAGAACTCACAGCCTTAGAAACAGAATGTCAGGCTTACAGCGTAGGCTTGGCAAACATCAAACAACAAGCACTTTTAGGATATTTGCATATTGTCCATCAAACCGTTGCCAATCTCTTAGGAAAATGTGAGAACCCAACCAAATTAGTTGGCACAATTTTTGATGAAGGGGTAACTTTGGCAAATCTGGAACAAGCCAACGACAAAACGGGGTTATGGCATTTCCATATGTGCAAAGTAACTTTAACCTATTTATTTGAGTGCCATGACCAGACATTTTATCATTGTCAACAAGCAAAGCTAAATGCTGGCGGCGGTACGGGAATGCTGAATGTACCAATACTGTATTTTTATACAGCTTTAGCCTGTTTCACCCAGTTATCAGCAAATTTAGCCGCAAATTCTCAGACCGATGAGTTATGGTCATTAATTGCGGATGCTAAAGAAAAGCTGCAAAATTGGGCTACCTATGCACCCATGAATTGCCAGCACCGATATGATTTGATTTGTGCTGAAGAACAGCGTGTGTTAGGACATCCACAGCAAGCAATAGATTTCTACGATCGCGCTATTTCTCTAGCCCAGGAAAATGGCTATCTCCCAGAACAAGCGATCGCTAATGAACTTACTGCTAAATTCTACCTCGGTTGGGGCAAAGAAAAAATCGCTGCTGTCTATATGCAGGAAGCTTACTACTGCTATGCTCGTTGGGGAGCGAAAGCGAAAACTGACGATTTAGAACATCGCTATCCTCAATTGCTGCGCCCAATTCTGCAGTCAGTTTCCCAACCCCTGAACGTATGGGAAAGCTTGACAAGCACAATTCCAGATACTTCCCTGAATACCTCAGAATCTAGCCTGAGTCATAGCACAAACATCAATAACGCTATCGATATTGCCACTATGATCAAGGCTTCTCAAAGTCTATCTGCAACTCTACAACTTGATGATTTACTACATCAACTCACAAAAATTATTTTACAAAACTCCGGGGGCGATCGCTGTGCTTTAATCTGTCCTAATGCCGATGGGGAATGGCAAGTTGTCGCTATAGCTACACCACAAACCACACAACTTTACTCAGAACTACTAAATGGTAATCCCAACCTACCCGTGAAATTGATTCAGTATGTCAAGAACACGCAACAAATCGTGATGATTGACAATCTCAAAACTGATTTACCCGTTATAGATGAATATCTGATTCGTCAACAACCAAAGAGCTTGTTATGCTTGCCAATTATTAGCCACGGCCAGTTAATTGGCATTGTATCCTTAAAAAATCGCTCAACTAGCGGTGTATTTACTAGCGATCGCATTTTCGTTCTTAACTTCCTCTGCACTCAGGCGGCGATTTCTCTAGAAAACGCCCGACTTTATCAAAAAGCACAAACCTACGCCCAAAAACTAGAACAATCGCAACTGCAAATAGTCCAGAGTGAAAAAATGGCTTCCTTGGGTAACTTAGTTGCCGGTGTCGCCCACGAAATCAACAACCCCATCGGCTTCTTGAATGGCAGTATCAGCAATGCCCAAGAATATGCACAGGATTTGCTTGACTATATCGCCCTATATCAACAATATCATCCCGATGCTGCTGTACCCGTGCAGAAAAAGGCACGAGACATTAATTTAGAATATCTCTGTGAGGATTTACCAAAGTTGCTTGATACCATGCAGGGTGCAAGCGATCGCATTCAGTCTATTAGCACCAGCCTCCGCACCTTTTCCCGTGCTGATACTGAGTATAAAGTCAGGGCTAACCTGCAAGAAGGCATCGACAGCACAATGTTAATCTTGAAATATCGCCTCAAAGCTAACGAGTATCGCCCCGCCATTCAAGTAATTACCGAATATGGAGAGTTACCTGCAATACAATGTTTTCCCGGACAATTAAATCAGGTATTTATGAATATCCTGGCTAATGCCATTGATATGTTCGATGAGATAGCGAAAAGTCAATCTTATAAAGAAATAGCCGCCCATCCGCAAAAAATCACGATTCGCACGACAATGGTACAAAATCAAGTTCTCATTTCAATTCGGGATAATGGTAAGGGTATGAGCGAAAATGTAAAAGCGAGAATCTTCGACCACTTATTTACCACTAAAGGCGTGGGTAAAGGTACAGGCTTAGGATTAGCGATCGCCCGTCAAATTGTGGTAGAAAAACATGGTGGCAGCCTAGAAGTGCAGTCTGATTTAGGTAAAGGCAGCGAGTTTAGCATTCAACTGCCAATTTAA
- a CDS encoding DUF2237 family protein, which translates to MAEAKNVLGTNLEICCTSPMTGYYRDGLCNTGGQDFGMHVVCAQMTAEFLEFTKSQGNDLSTPVPEFNFPGLKPGDRWCLCAARWQEALEAGVAPPVVLAATHSRALEVCNLDDMKKHSIAEK; encoded by the coding sequence ATGGCGGAAGCTAAAAACGTACTAGGAACAAATCTGGAAATTTGCTGCACTTCTCCAATGACTGGTTATTACCGAGATGGGTTGTGCAATACAGGTGGTCAAGATTTTGGTATGCACGTTGTTTGTGCCCAAATGACCGCAGAATTTCTGGAATTTACTAAATCTCAAGGAAACGACCTCAGCACACCTGTTCCTGAATTTAATTTTCCTGGATTGAAGCCAGGCGATCGCTGGTGTTTATGTGCGGCTCGTTGGCAAGAAGCGCTAGAAGCTGGCGTTGCTCCCCCAGTTGTGCTTGCAGCAACTCATTCTCGAGCTTTAGAAGTCTGTAATTTAGACGATATGAAGAAACACTCTATAGCGGAAAAATAA